In Strigops habroptila isolate Jane chromosome 14, bStrHab1.2.pri, whole genome shotgun sequence, one genomic interval encodes:
- the LOC115616704 gene encoding sterile alpha motif domain-containing protein 9-like, whose protein sequence is MDYRTLPVNKWDENHVQCWLESTGIKKEYVEKLHAEEVTGPALMELDDSFLKGIGMKGGQIHILIRKRNELLQLQEKAQQGKNSSSKAPDRTEAQTEPVSSRDAPAQDKASRDHAAAASGKKQRRSSQLKHGDDEVLELSNCRPFRSQDTNFKYVKDKVLAPESGVSDLITPCHEYKSFAIAAELNKNQLKSKFACEVIRFASACMNIRTNGTIHFGIMDSVEDKGYKHGQIVGIKVKEPECYVDALDHIEKCFQENIQEIARKCIHPPVFVEVISKDSQDQRFVVEVDIEPTCSLVKNRLFEVYLPKYNEESQKVTLTKEKSIYQRLGAKSEPVKHNHLATFIQGLQDRDAQRERAELSSTEVHTEVSQNLGRKLAILLNDGKSYMDDSLWYILVTNRCEKDNLNSINFLMRLNIFCVFDFDEHSNVSGLYSKYKEHHATRSYFLQDFSNESKTGNPPSQKHLCLFDQTSWVFCNGRSDFLGDEKPCDENTWIRTKKKYLKKAITRICDEILPKRSFIVLFLLLSPVQKPLVDTFQEFYTEMNGTEYIVCIAESKENYGKWANLAQASCSIETLDKCSIVGMKLSHVDATIQAMLPSTAQPRHLPVSTRGLCTLPLLEEEKLFSLEILCVDQCDDVKLDLLTEKEIQEIEQNFYQGRKIIWENFWLADKRRCGEIIEREACKDASKLLDDILRGSGLNCSVVKLKVFHHPGSGGSTIVRQVLWKRRKDLRCAVIKASYPPATVCEHALAFRDYEEKEISHCFPVLLLIEDYDEDYLEELRNELMDAVATRKINSPRPYFILMCCRRSNDPERLCKASPLDTVAVTHKLTDSEKSLFRTKLEKLKQKDVKPEFILTFVLMCEEFNETYVRDFVGHILQDIDRSSRDTCLMRYVALLNFYVPNSYISLSHCEAFLGLGAYAETKLKAYDFKSHLSEQVRMIFIELRESTTYILSVRIIHCLVAKEILHQLSGNEPQSQLAMSLLQEKSLFENRFGREEFIKFIRDLFIRRDKRSRGDNTDTLFSPFIEHVCKAEDCEKATAVLKAAYELLGKDPFFAQQLARLYYNNEKFEDAEHWAGVAKSHMPNDSYILDTEGQVYRKWFSFTVDKMTQEDTPQRIIQKIEIALKAMKCFRAAQQAAKAERDSMNNAGYFGEVEVGCRLLRFLSTLDVFHRNPQGEYSELVKYLITDYIPKDIEKTWAKLHSRLKGLRQNLYNALEWISEDLSYFQTDKNHEKEEEDERDEKEQIYNPRKWLKRQSEVYAKFFISTSLMEDSNSALETQLMRRMNIYKSGGGNVTNILSFLTDKKEARSAEKLEKILSFYTENPLRDRLEDNDLINYILCHITLSCLAPGSARLLPAQTLRELSARFFKAKRPFPASAHFLLTLLYWPDEALDKEPNADKDEILNSALQTLKRLYDIKMKDVPTRKKRIYTHFFLGKGYGLGKIVHKNKIDKLISGSLDERRMKWLHGTVWNINKIRDILKRVSGWTKDRDLFIRGHVTELPILPLHRDSVPPGNENVTFYLGFSFKGLVAFNIEVENNAAVSRTQGI, encoded by the exons ATGG ATTACAGAACATTACCTGTAAACAAATGGGACGAGAACCATGTCCAGTGTTGGCTGGAATCTACTGGAATCAAGAAAGAGTATGTAGAAAAACTACATGCGGAAGAAGTGACAGGTCCAGCACTAATGGAACTGGATGACTCTTTCCTCAAAGGCATAGGTATGAAGGGAGGCCAAATCCACATATTAATCCGCAAGAGAAATGAACTTCTGCAGCTCcaagaaaaagcacagcaagGCAAGAActccagcagcaaagcaccCGACAGAACCGAAGCGCAGACGGAGCCGGTAAGCTCCAGAGATGCCCCCGCTCAGGATAAAGCCAGCAGAGACCAcgcagctgctgcttctggcaaGAAGCAAAGGAGAAGCTCCCAACTTAAACATGGTGATGATGAAGTTTTAGAGCTCAGCAACTGTCGACCGTTTAGAAGTCAGGATACCAATTTCAAATACGTGAAAGACAAAGTTCTTGCTCCAGAATCAGGAGTCAGTGATCTGATCACTCCTTGCCACGAATACAAATCCTTTGCCATTGCTGCAGAACTGAACAAAAATCAACTGAAATCAAAGTTTGCCTGCGAAGTGATACGATTTGCTTCCGCCTGCATGAACATTCGAACAAACGGCACCATACATTTTGGCATCATGGACAGTGTTGAGGACAAGGGCTACAAACACGGACAGATTGTTGGCATCAAGGTCAAAGAGCCGGAATGCTACGTTGATGCATTAGATCACATAGAAAAgtgttttcaggaaaacatacaAGAAATTGCAAGGAAATGTATCCACCCCCCTGTTTTCGTTGAAGTGATTTCGAAAGACTCTCAGGACCAAAGATTTGTGGTGGAGGTTGACATTGAACCAACATGCAGTTTAGTAAAGAACAGACTTTTTGAAGTGTATTTGCCAAAATACAATGAGGAGAGCCAGAAGGTGACTCTGACAAAAGAGAAATCTATCTATCAGAGACTGGGAGCCAAGTCTGAACCAGTGAAACACAACCATCTTGCTACTTTTATTCAGGGTTTACAAGATAGGGATGCTCAAAGAGAAAGAGCTGAGCTCTCCAGCACAGAAGTACATACAGAAGTATCTCAAAATTTAGGAAGGAAGTTAGCAATTCTACTAAACGATGGCAAAAGCTACATGGACGATTCCCTGTGGTACATCCTTGTCACAAACAGATGTGAAAAGGATAATCTGAACAGTATCAACTTTTTAATGCGCTTGAACATCTTCTGTGTCTTTGACTTTGATGAACATTCCAACGTGTCGGGGCTGTATAGCAAGTACAAAGAACACCATGCAACAAGGTCTTATTTTTTACAGGATTTTTCCAATGAAAGCAAGACTGGCAACCCTCCCTCTCAGAAACATCTGTGCCTGTTTGACCAGACCAGCTGGGTATTCTGCAATGGGCGCAGTGACTTCCTCGGGGATGAAAAACCTTGTGATGAAAATACATGGAttagaacaaagaaaaaatacctgaaaaaagCAATTACTCGTATCTGTGATGAGATCCTGCCAAAGCGGTCTTTCATTGTGCTCTTCCTATTGCTATCACCAGTGCAGAAACCACTTGTGGATACATTTCAGGAATTCTATACGGAGATGAATGGCACGGAATACATTGTTTGCATTGCAGAGTCCAAAGAAAATTATGGGAAGTGGGCTAATCTAGCTCAGGCATCCTGCAGCATTGAGACACTGGATAAATGCAGTATTGTGGGCATGAAGCTAAGTCATGTAGATGCCACCATTCAAGCAATGCTGCCTTCGACAGCACAACCCAGACACCTGCCAGTTTCTACCAGAGGGCTGTGCACCCTTCCCTTGCTGGAAGAAGAGAAACTGTTCTCCCTAGAAATCCTCTGTGTTGACCAATGTGATGATGTCAAATTAGATCttttgactgaaaaagaaatacaagaaatagaacaaaatttttaccaaggaagaaaaatcatctGGGAAAACTTCTGGCTTGCTGACAAAAGGCGCTGTGGGGAAATCATTGAACGTGAAGCATGCAAAGATGCCAGCAAACTGCTGGATGACATTTTACGAGGAAGCGGGCTCAACTGTTCTGTGGTTAAACTGAAGGTATTTCACCACCCTGGAAGTGGTGGAAGCACAATAGTACGGCAAGTtctgtggaaaagaagaaaggacttAAGATGCGCTGTTATCAAAGCCTCATATCCACCTGCAACTGTCTGCGAGCATGCGCTTGCATTCAGAGACTATGAAGAGAAAGAGATCAGTCAttgttttcctgtgcttctCCTGATCGAAGATTATGATGAAGACTATCTAGAAGAACTAAGGAATGAGTTAATGGACGCTGTAGCAACTAGGAAAATTAATTCCCCCAGACCTTACTTCATCCTCATGTGCTGCAGACGATCCAATGACCCCGAAAGGCTTTGTAAGGCTTCTCCACTGGACACAGTTGCCGTCACGCACAAGCTGACGGACTCAGAGAAAAGTCTGTTCAGAACCAAACTtgaaaaactgaagcagaaagatGTCAAGCCCGAATTCATACTCACATTTGTCCTCATGTGTGAGGAGTTCAATGAAACATATGTGAGAGACTTTGTAGGGCACATACTGCAAGACATAGACCGTTCTTCTCGTGATACATGCTTGATGCGTTATGTGgctttgcttaatttttatGTGCCCAATTCATATATTTCATTGTCACACTGTGAGGCTTTTCTGGGACTGGGGGCATATGCAGAGACGAAATTAAAAGCATATGATTTCAAAAGTCACTTGAGTGAACAAGTAAGAATGATTTTTATTGAGCTAAGGGAAAGTACCACCTATATTTTATCTGTTCGGATAATACACTGTCTGGTTGCAAAAGAAATTCTGCATCAGCTTTCAGGGAATGAACCTCAAAGTCAACTTGCAATGAGTCTTCTTCAGGAAAAGTCActctttgaaaacagatttggACGAGAGGAATTCATAAAGTTCATCAGAGATCTGTTTATTCGACGCGATAAAAGAAGCAGGGGTGACAATACTGACACTCTGTTCTCCCCGTTCATTGAACATGTCTGTAAAGCTGAAGACTGTGAAAAAGCTAcagctgttttaaaagctgCCTATGAACTCCTTGGAAAAGATCCCTTTTTTGCCCAGCAGCTTGCCAGACTATATTATAACAACGAAAAGTTTGAAGATGCAGAACACTGGGCAGGGGTTGCAAAATCTCATATGCCAAATGATTCTTATATTTTAGATACAGAAGGTCAAGTCTACAGGAAATGGTTTAGTTTCACTGTGGATAAAATGACACAGGAGGACACTCCCCAACGCATCATTCAAAAGATAGAAATCGCTCTTAAAGCTATGAAATGCTTCAGGGCTGCACAACAGGCTGCAAAAGCAGAACGTGACAGTATGAACAACGCCGGCTATTTTGGAGAAGTCGAAGTCGGATGTCGCCTTCTTAGATTTCTGTCCACACTTGatgtatttcacagaaatccACAGGGGGAATACTCTGAGCTTGTGAAATACCTGATCACAGATTACATTCCTAAAGACATCGAAAAAACATGGGCAAAGCTTCACTCCCGCTTAAAAGGCTTACGCCAGAACCTGTACAATGCTCTGGAATGGATTTCAGAAGACCTAAGTTATTTTCAAACAGATAAAAACCAcgagaaggaagaggaagatgaaagagatgaaaaagaacaaatttataACCCCAGAAAATGGCTAAAGAGACAGTCTGAGGTATATGCCAAGTTCTTCATCTCAACATCACTTATGGAGGACAGCAACAGTGCCCTTGAGACCCAGCTGATGAGACGCATGAATATTTATAAGAGTGGTGGAGGTAACGTCACCAATATCCTGTCATTCTTAACAGATAAGAAAGAGGCCAGATCAGCTGAAAAGCTAGAGAAGATCCTTAGTTTCTATACAGAAAACCCACTTCGGGACAGGCTGGAGGACAATGATCTGATCAATTACATTTTGTGCCACATCACATTATCATGCTTAGCACCAGGATCAGCCAGACTTCTTCCAGCACAAACTCTTCGTGAGCTCAGTGCAAGattctttaaagcaaaaagacCCTTTCCAGCAAGTGCCCATTTTCTGCTCACCTTGTTGTACTGGCCAGATGAGGCCTTAGACAAAGAGCCTAACGCAGACAAAGATGAAATTCTAAACTCAGCCCTTCAAACCCTGAAACGTTTATATGACATTAAGATGAAGGATGTTCctaccagaaagaaaagaatctaCACCCACTTTTTTCTGGGAAAGGGTTATGGCTTAGGCAAGATTgtgcacaaaaataaaattgataaaTTAATTAGTGGGTCTTTAGACGAGAGGAGAATGAAATGGCTCCATGGAACTGTATGGAACATTAACAAGATTCGTGACATTCTCAAAAGAGTTTCTGGCTGGACCAAGGACAGAGATTTATTTATACGTGGTCACGTGACGGAGCTTCCTATCTTGCCACTCCATCGTGATTCAGTGCCCCCCGGAAATGAAAATGTGACCTTTTATTTAGGCTTTTCATTTAAGGGTCTTGTTGCTTTCAATATTGAGGTTGAAAATAATGCAGCCGTCAGCAGAACACAAGGCATTTAG